Proteins encoded by one window of Massilia sp. NR 4-1:
- a CDS encoding DNA polymerase II, translating into MVQAQQGFLLTRHWRDTSAGTEVEFWLATDQGPRHVRLPPQTSVAFIPAEQQEAAQALLRGERGCELRPLALSDFQHRPVLGLYCAKYRHLLKLEKRLRQAGIDVYEADVRPPERYLMERFITAPISFEGEAGDDGTIVLQAPLKPSPDYRPALRLVSLDIETSPHGELYSIALEGCGQRQVYMLGQRAENAEEVDFDLEYCSSHAQMLERLNAWMAQHDPDAIIGWNLVQFDLRVLLRHAEQVKVPLLLGRDGGEMEWREHAHHEHFFAAAAGRLIIDGIEALRSATWNFPSFSLESVAQTLLGEGKSIDNPYQRMAEIERRFHEDKPALARYNLKDCELVTRIFAKTELLSFLLERASMTGLAADRSGGSVAAFEHLYMPMMHRLGHVAPNLGDVVGENSPGGFVMDSRSGLYDSVLVLDYKSLYPSIIRTFLIDPVGLVEGMRDPDSAATVPGFRGARFSRGKHCLPAIVRQIWQGRDAAKREKNAPLSQALKIIMNAFYGVLGSSGCRFFDPRLASSITMRGHEIMHRTRELIEAQGYQVIYGDTDSTFVWLKSAREEAEAEQIGRQLVLHVNGWWGKHLREEFGLENALELEYEAHYRRFLMPTIRGSEEGSKKRYAGLISRADGSDEIVYKGLETVRTDWTPLAQQFQRDLYERIFKGQPYRDYVRDYVERTVSGEFDEMLVYRKRLRRPLEEYQRNVPPHVRAARIADEFNQRQGRPLQYQNGGWIRYVITTAGPEPLETQRSPIDYEHYLSRQLQPVADAILPFLRDDFSALVSRQRTLF; encoded by the coding sequence TTGGTTCAAGCACAGCAAGGTTTTCTTTTGACCCGCCACTGGCGCGATACGTCCGCCGGCACGGAGGTCGAATTCTGGCTGGCCACAGACCAGGGGCCGCGCCACGTCCGCTTGCCGCCGCAAACCTCGGTGGCCTTCATTCCAGCCGAGCAGCAGGAGGCGGCGCAGGCGCTGCTGCGCGGCGAGCGCGGATGCGAGCTGCGGCCGCTGGCGCTGAGCGACTTTCAGCACCGGCCGGTGCTGGGCCTGTACTGCGCCAAATACCGCCATCTGCTGAAACTGGAGAAGCGCCTGCGCCAGGCGGGCATCGATGTCTACGAGGCCGATGTCCGGCCGCCGGAGCGCTATCTGATGGAGCGCTTCATCACGGCCCCTATCAGCTTTGAAGGCGAGGCCGGGGACGATGGCACCATCGTTTTGCAGGCTCCCCTCAAGCCATCGCCCGATTACCGCCCTGCCTTGCGCCTGGTGTCGCTCGATATCGAGACTTCGCCCCACGGCGAACTGTATTCGATTGCGCTGGAAGGCTGCGGCCAGCGCCAGGTGTATATGCTGGGCCAACGCGCCGAGAATGCGGAGGAGGTGGACTTCGATCTCGAATACTGCAGCAGCCACGCGCAGATGCTGGAGCGCTTGAACGCCTGGATGGCGCAGCACGATCCGGACGCCATCATCGGCTGGAACCTGGTGCAGTTCGATTTGCGCGTGCTGCTGCGCCACGCCGAACAGGTGAAGGTGCCGCTGCTGCTGGGCCGCGACGGCGGCGAGATGGAATGGCGCGAGCATGCGCACCACGAGCATTTCTTCGCTGCTGCCGCGGGCCGCCTGATCATCGACGGCATCGAGGCGCTGCGTTCGGCCACCTGGAATTTCCCGTCCTTCAGCCTTGAATCTGTGGCGCAGACACTGCTGGGTGAGGGCAAGTCCATCGACAATCCCTATCAGCGCATGGCGGAGATCGAGCGCCGCTTCCACGAGGACAAGCCAGCCCTGGCCCGCTACAACCTGAAAGACTGCGAGCTGGTGACGCGCATCTTCGCCAAGACCGAGCTGCTGTCCTTCCTGCTGGAGCGCGCCAGCATGACCGGGCTGGCGGCCGACCGCAGCGGTGGTTCGGTGGCCGCGTTCGAGCATCTGTACATGCCGATGATGCACCGCCTGGGCCATGTGGCGCCGAATTTGGGCGATGTGGTGGGCGAGAACAGTCCGGGCGGTTTTGTCATGGATTCGCGTTCCGGCCTGTACGACTCGGTGCTGGTGCTCGACTATAAAAGCCTGTACCCGTCCATCATCCGCACCTTCCTGATCGATCCGGTCGGGCTGGTGGAAGGCATGCGCGATCCCGATTCCGCCGCGACGGTGCCGGGTTTTCGCGGCGCCCGCTTCTCGCGCGGGAAGCACTGCCTGCCGGCCATCGTGCGCCAGATCTGGCAGGGGCGCGACGCCGCCAAGCGCGAAAAGAACGCGCCGCTGTCGCAGGCGCTGAAAATCATCATGAACGCCTTCTATGGCGTGCTGGGGTCGAGCGGCTGCCGCTTCTTCGATCCACGCCTCGCCTCGTCGATCACCATGCGCGGCCACGAGATCATGCACCGCACGCGCGAGCTGATCGAGGCGCAGGGCTACCAGGTGATTTACGGCGACACCGACTCCACCTTCGTCTGGCTCAAGTCGGCGCGCGAAGAAGCCGAGGCGGAACAGATCGGCCGCCAGCTGGTGCTCCATGTGAACGGCTGGTGGGGCAAGCATCTGCGCGAGGAGTTCGGCCTGGAGAACGCGCTGGAGCTGGAATACGAGGCGCATTACCGGCGCTTCCTGATGCCGACCATTCGCGGCTCGGAAGAGGGCAGCAAGAAGCGCTATGCGGGCCTGATCTCGCGCGCTGATGGCAGCGACGAAATCGTCTACAAAGGATTGGAAACCGTGCGCACCGACTGGACGCCGCTGGCCCAGCAATTCCAGCGCGATCTGTACGAGCGCATCTTCAAGGGCCAGCCATACCGCGACTATGTGCGCGATTACGTGGAGCGCACCGTGTCCGGCGAGTTCGACGAGATGCTGGTCTACCGCAAGCGCCTGCGCCGGCCACTGGAGGAGTACCAGCGCAATGTGCCGCCCCATGTGCGCGCCGCCCGCATCGCCGACGAGTTCAACCAGCGCCAGGGCCGGCCGCTGCAATACCAGAACGGCGGCTGGATACGCTATGTGATCACCACCGCAGGACCGGAGCCGCTGGAAACCCAACGTTCGCCCATCGATTACGAACATTATCTGAGCCGCCAGCTGCAGCCGGTGGCCGACGCCATCCTGCCTTTCCTGCGCGACGATTTCAGCGCCCTGGTCAGCCGCCAGCGCACCTTGTTTTAG
- a CDS encoding helix-turn-helix domain-containing protein — protein MQKQVPDLYANTPRDVVVTERHYADGDVFPLHSHDRGQFAYAERGVITVETGDGNWAVPPQRAIWVPARLAHAMQMRGPVTMLNAYIRPQAAQRLGLAAHCQVYGVSSFLRQLLEKAVDVPARYAAHGRDACLMGLLLHEIAGMPMLSLNAPLPAEPRLAWACRAFMAAPSLEASVDDMAQHAGMSRRTFTRQFRQHTGISYLEWRQQACLLAAVVRLGNGEPVTRVAIELGYSSPSAFAAVFKKVLGEAPSRYRAEPPKMEEQFLPADLA, from the coding sequence ATGCAGAAACAGGTTCCGGATCTTTATGCGAATACGCCGCGCGATGTGGTCGTCACCGAACGCCATTACGCCGACGGCGATGTTTTCCCCTTGCACAGTCATGACCGGGGCCAATTTGCCTATGCCGAGCGCGGCGTCATCACGGTGGAAACGGGCGATGGCAATTGGGCCGTTCCGCCTCAGCGCGCGATCTGGGTTCCGGCGCGGCTGGCGCACGCCATGCAGATGCGCGGCCCCGTCACCATGCTCAATGCCTATATCCGCCCGCAGGCGGCGCAGCGCCTGGGCCTGGCCGCGCATTGCCAGGTCTATGGCGTATCGTCCTTCCTGAGGCAGTTGCTGGAAAAAGCCGTGGATGTGCCGGCCCGTTATGCCGCCCACGGCCGCGATGCCTGCCTGATGGGCCTTCTACTGCATGAAATCGCCGGCATGCCGATGCTGTCGCTGAATGCACCGCTGCCCGCCGAACCGCGCCTTGCGTGGGCCTGCCGCGCCTTCATGGCCGCCCCGTCGCTGGAGGCGAGCGTGGACGATATGGCGCAGCATGCGGGCATGAGCCGGCGCACCTTCACCCGCCAGTTCCGGCAGCATACCGGCATCAGCTATCTGGAATGGCGCCAGCAGGCATGCCTGCTGGCGGCCGTGGTCAGATTGGGAAACGGCGAACCTGTCACCCGCGTAGCCATCGAGCTTGGCTACAGCAGCCCGAGTGCATTCGCCGCGGTATTCAAGAAGGTTCTGGGCGAGGCCCCCAGCCGCTACCGCGCGGAGCCGCCGAAAATGGAGGAACAGTTCCTGCCCGCAGACCTTGCATGA
- a CDS encoding LysR family transcriptional regulator, with amino-acid sequence MRAKLDLNTVRVFVTVVDQGSFAGAARKLELPASNISRHVAQLEASLGARLLERSTRQLRMTEAGRLLHQRASPMLDTLELTAAELSRQQSELRGPLKLCLPSEVGPRLLGTVVAEFASLHPHIDISCDTSLSGVDALRGDIDLAIVIHRGQLDDSSLILRPLARLPSVVVAAPQLVAQYGLPTSTRQLKDLPCITTLSALKGQPWQFEDGHGGLCKLAVKSRYRVNSGEMAGAAALQGLGFAILAETACQAALADGRLLRVPLELRPAPLDLLAAYTSRHYVSAKIRALLDLMQQRLAATGSLLQGLQPE; translated from the coding sequence ATGCGCGCGAAACTCGATTTGAATACGGTGCGGGTCTTTGTGACCGTGGTCGATCAGGGCAGTTTTGCCGGCGCGGCGCGCAAGCTGGAATTGCCGGCCTCGAATATCAGCCGCCATGTGGCGCAGCTCGAAGCCAGTCTCGGCGCGCGCCTGCTGGAACGCAGCACGCGCCAATTGCGCATGACCGAAGCAGGCCGGCTGCTGCACCAGCGCGCCAGTCCCATGCTCGATACGCTGGAATTGACTGCCGCTGAATTGAGCCGGCAGCAAAGCGAGTTGCGCGGCCCGCTCAAACTCTGCCTGCCAAGCGAGGTCGGTCCGCGCCTGCTGGGCACTGTGGTGGCGGAGTTTGCCAGTCTGCATCCGCATATCGACATCAGCTGCGATACCAGCTTGAGCGGCGTGGATGCCTTGCGCGGCGATATCGATCTGGCCATTGTCATCCACCGTGGACAACTCGACGACAGCAGTTTGATCCTGCGTCCTTTGGCACGCCTGCCCAGCGTGGTCGTGGCCGCGCCGCAGCTGGTCGCGCAATATGGCCTTCCGACCAGCACGCGCCAGCTCAAGGATCTGCCCTGCATCACCACACTCAGCGCATTGAAAGGACAGCCATGGCAGTTTGAAGATGGCCACGGCGGCTTATGCAAGCTCGCCGTCAAAAGCCGCTACCGGGTCAACAGCGGAGAAATGGCAGGCGCCGCAGCGCTGCAAGGACTGGGCTTCGCGATTCTGGCCGAAACGGCCTGCCAGGCGGCACTGGCGGATGGCCGCCTGCTACGCGTGCCACTGGAGCTGCGTCCCGCGCCGCTGGACTTGCTGGCAGCCTACACCAGCCGCCACTATGTCAGTGCAAAAATCCGTGCCTTGCTGGACTTGATGCAGCAGCGCCTGGCGGCAACCGGCAGCCTGCTGCAAGGCTTGCAGCCAGAATAG
- a CDS encoding EamA family transporter: protein MQRKHLILAVLVTAVWGLNFPITKLGLAHIDPLLLTAIRFTLAALPWIFFVRRPRVALKWLALYGLIFGVAMWALINIGITLGVPPGSAALLIQFSAFFTLGWGVLLFRESLTLPQLAGMALALLGLFGILLGSPGKASTLGLALVLVSALAWSVGNVVIKLSKVQEIFAFVVWASLFPPLPLFLLAWLLHGEAPFTGLAAQLNAVSLFSLAFQVYGATHFCYWGWNLLLREYPASKVAPLSLLIPVFGMASSFVIVHQAPGVLVCLSMALILAALAVGLCKGRPVFTRTEA from the coding sequence ATGCAGAGAAAACATCTGATCCTGGCCGTCCTCGTGACGGCTGTTTGGGGATTGAACTTCCCCATCACCAAGCTGGGACTGGCGCACATCGATCCACTATTACTGACGGCCATCCGCTTTACCCTGGCCGCCTTGCCCTGGATCTTCTTCGTAAGGCGGCCGCGCGTGGCGCTCAAATGGCTGGCACTATATGGCCTGATCTTTGGGGTGGCCATGTGGGCCTTGATCAATATCGGCATCACCCTGGGTGTCCCGCCGGGCAGCGCCGCCTTGCTGATACAGTTCAGTGCTTTCTTTACCCTTGGCTGGGGTGTCCTGCTGTTCCGCGAAAGCCTGACCCTGCCGCAATTGGCCGGCATGGCCTTGGCCCTGCTTGGCCTGTTCGGCATCCTGCTCGGCAGCCCCGGCAAGGCGAGTACGCTGGGATTGGCGCTGGTACTGGTCAGCGCGCTGGCCTGGAGCGTGGGCAACGTTGTCATCAAGTTGTCCAAGGTCCAGGAAATCTTCGCCTTTGTGGTCTGGGCCAGCCTGTTTCCACCGCTGCCCTTGTTCTTGCTGGCCTGGCTGCTGCATGGCGAAGCGCCATTTACGGGCCTGGCAGCGCAATTGAATGCGGTATCGCTTTTTTCGCTGGCCTTCCAGGTGTATGGCGCGACGCACTTTTGCTATTGGGGATGGAACCTGCTCCTGCGCGAATACCCCGCCTCCAAGGTAGCGCCCTTATCGCTGCTGATACCGGTGTTCGGCATGGCCAGTTCCTTTGTCATTGTCCATCAGGCTCCAGGCGTATTGGTCTGCCTTTCCATGGCCTTGATTCTCGCCGCGCTGGCGGTGGGCTTGTGCAAGGGGCGGCCCGTATTCACCAGAACGGAGGCCTGA
- a CDS encoding DMT family transporter, with the protein MKPNDYARLFLLAAIWGGSFLFMRVVAPVLGALPTAFFRVLLSSLGLVVILAALRQSWDFKNKFGAALALGVINSGVPFLMYGLAASLLPAGYSAIFNATTPLMGVVIGALFFGEAISARKGLGVAAGLAGVALLTAVGPIAFSTSILLGALACLVATACYGMAGFLTKRWITERGGLDPKLVAFGSQLGACLILMPLFGVSAAFAPPVSWGGNTVWLALAALGLICTAWAYIIYFRLIADIGPLRSLTVTFLIPPFGVLWGVLFLGEQISWAHLGGGSLIALALWLVLGQGAQQAAAPGRTAAR; encoded by the coding sequence GTGAAACCGAATGATTATGCCCGTCTGTTCCTGCTTGCCGCCATCTGGGGCGGCAGCTTCCTGTTCATGCGCGTCGTCGCGCCCGTGCTTGGCGCGCTGCCCACCGCCTTCTTCCGCGTGCTATTGAGTTCACTCGGCCTGGTCGTGATCCTGGCGGCCTTGCGCCAAAGCTGGGACTTCAAGAACAAATTCGGCGCCGCGCTGGCGCTGGGCGTCATCAACTCCGGCGTGCCTTTCCTGATGTACGGCTTGGCCGCCAGCCTGCTGCCGGCCGGCTATTCCGCCATCTTCAACGCCACCACGCCGCTGATGGGCGTCGTGATCGGAGCGCTCTTCTTTGGAGAGGCTATCAGCGCCAGAAAAGGGCTGGGCGTGGCGGCCGGCCTGGCAGGTGTGGCCTTGCTGACGGCGGTGGGGCCGATCGCCTTCAGCACCTCGATCTTGCTGGGCGCCTTGGCCTGCCTGGTGGCGACGGCCTGCTATGGCATGGCGGGTTTCCTGACCAAGCGCTGGATTACCGAGCGTGGCGGACTCGATCCGAAGCTGGTGGCCTTCGGCAGCCAACTGGGCGCCTGCCTGATTCTGATGCCTCTCTTCGGCGTCTCGGCCGCCTTCGCGCCGCCAGTCAGCTGGGGCGGCAACACGGTCTGGCTGGCGCTGGCGGCATTGGGCCTGATCTGCACCGCCTGGGCCTATATCATCTACTTCCGCCTCATCGCCGACATTGGTCCTTTGCGCTCGCTGACGGTGACTTTCCTGATTCCGCCTTTCGGCGTGCTGTGGGGAGTGCTGTTCCTGGGCGAGCAGATCTCGTGGGCGCATCTGGGCGGCGGCAGCCTGATTGCGCTGGCCTTGTGGCTGGTGCTGGGGCAGGGTGCCCAACAGGCCGCCGCGCCAGGGCGAACTGCGGCGCGTTGA
- a CDS encoding N-acetylmuramoyl-L-alanine amidase: MPAFRRLVFLLPICLLTACASIPRVDRSLSSPDQSSRVKYLVLHYTVTDTPRSIHIFTGHSQGQASIHYLLTDAEQPVIHGIVDESRAAYHAGSDSGWKNDRQLNLTSIGIEIVNAGWVDGPNGRTWAPFPEKQIDTLIPLVKDIMARHHIAPEHVLGHSDIAPQRKQDPGALFPWKRLAAEGLVPWPDEAVVASRRIQYEAELPDLAWFQRKLAQLGYVAPQDAELNQATRNVLIAFQTRYRPSKIDGQPDAETAALLDSPMLVRVPNTGTQRP; the protein is encoded by the coding sequence ATGCCAGCATTCCGCCGATTGGTTTTTTTACTTCCCATCTGCTTGCTGACTGCCTGCGCCAGCATTCCCCGCGTCGACCGTTCGCTGTCAAGCCCGGATCAGAGCAGCCGGGTGAAATATCTGGTGCTGCACTATACGGTCACTGATACGCCTCGCTCGATTCATATCTTCACCGGTCACTCCCAGGGCCAGGCCAGCATCCATTATCTGCTGACCGACGCGGAGCAACCGGTCATCCATGGCATCGTGGACGAAAGCCGGGCCGCCTATCACGCCGGATCGGATTCGGGCTGGAAGAATGACCGCCAACTGAATCTCACCTCGATCGGCATCGAGATCGTCAACGCAGGCTGGGTTGACGGACCCAATGGCCGCACTTGGGCGCCCTTCCCGGAAAAGCAGATCGACACATTGATCCCGCTGGTGAAGGACATCATGGCGCGGCATCACATCGCCCCCGAACATGTGCTCGGCCACAGCGACATTGCACCGCAGCGCAAGCAAGATCCCGGCGCGCTGTTCCCTTGGAAGCGCCTTGCGGCGGAAGGCCTGGTGCCGTGGCCGGACGAAGCCGTCGTGGCAAGCCGACGCATTCAATACGAGGCCGAACTGCCCGACCTTGCCTGGTTCCAGCGCAAATTGGCGCAGCTTGGCTACGTCGCCCCGCAGGACGCTGAATTGAACCAGGCGACCCGCAATGTGCTGATCGCCTTCCAGACCCGGTATCGCCCGTCAAAAATCGACGGCCAACCGGATGCCGAAACAGCCGCCCTTCTGGACAGCCCAATGCTTGTGCGCGTCCCCAACACCGGAACCCAGAGGCCATGA
- a CDS encoding YdcF family protein, which yields MTGEEMQRIADYIMPSLPARPSDLGFLFGTRHGVREFCEAAYTLWQAGMFPRLLVSGGCAGDWPQSKAAMIGEELLKLGLPESALMLESSATNTGENVIFGRARVAEVMDVGAIRSALVIGKICSTRRYLMTLQRHWPGLELSIYPVNYFGVPAAAWHKQAEFRARVLSEFDKIPRYLAAGFLTEIAA from the coding sequence ATGACGGGCGAGGAGATGCAGCGCATCGCCGACTACATCATGCCGTCGCTGCCGGCGCGCCCTTCGGATCTCGGTTTCCTGTTCGGCACCCGGCATGGCGTCCGCGAATTTTGCGAGGCCGCCTATACGCTCTGGCAGGCCGGAATGTTCCCCCGGCTGCTGGTGTCCGGCGGTTGCGCGGGAGACTGGCCGCAGTCCAAGGCGGCGATGATAGGGGAAGAGCTGCTCAAGCTTGGCTTGCCCGAATCAGCCCTCATGCTGGAATCCAGCGCAACGAACACCGGCGAAAACGTTATATTCGGGCGGGCCAGGGTGGCGGAAGTCATGGACGTCGGCGCGATCCGAAGCGCGCTTGTCATCGGCAAGATATGCTCGACGCGCCGCTACCTGATGACTTTGCAGCGGCATTGGCCTGGCCTGGAATTGTCCATCTACCCGGTTAACTATTTTGGCGTTCCAGCCGCAGCCTGGCATAAGCAGGCCGAATTCCGCGCCCGCGTGCTCAGCGAATTCGACAAGATTCCACGCTACCTGGCCGCCGGCTTCCTGACGGAGATCGCCGCTTGA
- a CDS encoding NAD(P)/FAD-dependent oxidoreductase, whose protein sequence is MDIAILGAGVAGASAALTLSQQGHRVRVYERRPAPATMGAGVVLWPNASFVLAELGLLPRVAALGGRLNRMYRSDQAGMSLGHVDIEPLAQLMGYPAYAILRHDLQALLLEQLSAHGIEVAYGCDTVQIEDGANGRATVRFANGLNICPDLVIGADGRKNSVARLYVAGNNAPVYQGFVNWIGVAESSSPLVDEIAVFDYWGQGERFGCVTVNRNKVYWAGAQVQAVAGEDGPVACELVEQIFRAWPSQVGRIIRSTPANGIRKIHVYDHDPLPVWHRNNVLLIGDAAHAPLPTSGQGACQALEDAWHLAAYLPSTQDDLASALAAFTQARSAKTAGITNQGRVFARALFDTDAEVCRVRNERASEALGDLGALASAWGAGLPLTALDGQGRG, encoded by the coding sequence ATGGATATTGCAATACTGGGTGCCGGCGTAGCCGGTGCGAGCGCAGCGCTGACGTTGTCGCAGCAAGGCCACCGGGTACGCGTGTATGAGCGCAGGCCTGCCCCGGCGACCATGGGCGCTGGCGTGGTGCTATGGCCGAACGCCAGCTTTGTGCTGGCCGAACTGGGGCTGCTGCCGCGGGTCGCGGCGCTGGGCGGCCGCTTGAACCGCATGTATCGCAGCGACCAGGCGGGCATGTCACTGGGGCATGTCGATATCGAACCATTGGCGCAGTTGATGGGCTATCCGGCATATGCGATTCTGCGCCATGATTTGCAGGCGCTCTTGCTGGAGCAGTTGAGCGCGCACGGCATCGAGGTGGCATATGGCTGCGATACGGTGCAGATTGAAGACGGCGCCAATGGCCGGGCTACGGTGCGCTTTGCCAATGGCCTGAATATTTGCCCCGATCTGGTGATCGGCGCCGATGGCCGTAAGAATTCGGTGGCGCGGCTGTATGTAGCTGGCAATAACGCTCCCGTGTATCAGGGCTTTGTGAACTGGATTGGTGTGGCCGAATCCAGCTCGCCCCTGGTCGATGAAATCGCCGTCTTCGACTATTGGGGGCAGGGCGAGCGATTTGGCTGCGTGACCGTGAACCGGAACAAGGTGTATTGGGCCGGAGCGCAGGTGCAAGCCGTGGCAGGGGAGGATGGCCCCGTTGCGTGCGAGCTTGTCGAGCAGATTTTTCGGGCCTGGCCGTCGCAGGTTGGCAGGATTATCCGCAGCACGCCGGCAAATGGCATCCGCAAGATCCATGTGTATGACCATGACCCGCTGCCGGTCTGGCACCGCAATAACGTGCTGCTGATCGGCGATGCCGCCCATGCCCCTTTGCCGACCTCGGGCCAGGGCGCTTGCCAGGCGCTGGAAGATGCCTGGCACCTGGCAGCATATCTGCCTTCCACGCAGGACGATCTGGCATCGGCGCTGGCAGCTTTCACCCAGGCGCGCAGCGCCAAGACGGCAGGCATTACCAACCAGGGCCGCGTTTTTGCGCGCGCCTTGTTCGATACCGATGCCGAGGTTTGCCGCGTCCGCAACGAAAGGGCGTCCGAGGCATTGGGCGACCTGGGGGCGTTGGCCTCAGCCTGGGGAGCGGGTTTGCCGCTGACGGCATTGGACGGGCAGGGTAGAGGTTAG
- the ampC gene encoding class C beta-lactamase, with translation MAACLLPASSWADDRAAQIRAIVDSAIRPVMAEFDVPGMAVAVTIGGEPVFVNYGVASREQNTPVTENTLFELGSISKTFTATLASYAQAQGKLSFDDHPGKYIPALKGSAVDKASLLHLATYTAGGFPLQFPEKFDSKGQELAYFKQWKPDAAPGVQRRYSNPSIGLFGHAAAAALKTDFDNALEKQLLPKLGLNSTYVHVPEAAKANYAWGYNKDNKPVRVSGGAFDWEAYGVKSTAADMIRYLQLNIDPSQLDAVARRAVDGTHVGYFEVGVMVQGLGWEQHPYPVSLERLQDGNSRAMTWEANPVTRIASPVAAPAMTLFNKTGSTGGFGAYALFVPGKKIGIVMLANKAYPNPARLKAAHAILEQLAPMAK, from the coding sequence ATGGCCGCCTGCCTGCTGCCCGCCAGCAGCTGGGCCGACGACCGGGCCGCGCAGATCCGCGCCATCGTCGACAGCGCCATCCGCCCCGTGATGGCGGAATTCGATGTACCCGGCATGGCCGTCGCCGTGACCATCGGTGGCGAGCCGGTCTTCGTCAACTATGGCGTGGCTTCGCGCGAGCAGAACACGCCAGTCACGGAGAACACCCTGTTCGAGCTGGGTTCCATCAGCAAGACCTTTACCGCCACTCTGGCTTCCTACGCCCAGGCGCAGGGCAAGCTGTCCTTCGACGACCATCCCGGTAAATATATCCCCGCGCTGAAAGGCAGCGCGGTCGACAAGGCCAGCCTGCTGCATCTGGCCACCTACACCGCCGGTGGTTTCCCCTTGCAGTTCCCCGAGAAGTTCGATAGCAAGGGCCAGGAGCTGGCCTACTTCAAGCAGTGGAAGCCGGACGCCGCGCCAGGCGTGCAGCGCCGCTACTCCAACCCCAGCATCGGCCTGTTCGGCCACGCCGCCGCCGCCGCGCTGAAGACCGATTTCGACAACGCCCTGGAAAAGCAGCTCCTGCCCAAACTGGGACTGAACTCGACCTATGTCCATGTGCCGGAGGCGGCCAAGGCCAACTATGCCTGGGGCTATAACAAGGACAACAAGCCGGTGCGCGTGAGCGGCGGCGCCTTCGATTGGGAAGCCTACGGCGTGAAATCGACGGCGGCCGACATGATCCGCTACCTGCAGCTCAATATCGATCCAAGCCAGCTGGATGCGGTGGCGCGGCGCGCGGTGGACGGCACCCACGTCGGTTACTTTGAGGTGGGTGTCATGGTGCAGGGCCTGGGATGGGAGCAGCATCCCTATCCGGTGAGCCTGGAGCGCCTGCAGGACGGTAACTCCCGCGCCATGACCTGGGAGGCCAATCCGGTCACACGGATTGCGTCGCCGGTTGCCGCGCCAGCGATGACCCTGTTCAACAAGACCGGTTCCACCGGCGGCTTTGGCGCCTATGCGCTGTTCGTGCCGGGCAAAAAAATCGGCATCGTGATGCTGGCGAATAAGGCGTATCCGAATCCAGCCCGTCTCAAGGCCGCGCACGCGATTCTGGAGCAGCTGGCGCCGATGGCCAAGTAA